A single Musa acuminata AAA Group cultivar baxijiao chromosome BXJ2-1, Cavendish_Baxijiao_AAA, whole genome shotgun sequence DNA region contains:
- the LOC135598638 gene encoding protein NUCLEAR FUSION DEFECTIVE 4-like isoform X1, which produces MGDWRTGWEGRGVGRWLGFVTAVWVQCISGNNYTFSNYSDALKSLMGLTQLQLNNLSVAKDIGKAFGLLAGLASDRLPTPVILLIGSVEGLVGYGAQWLVVRQSIRPLPYWQMCVFLCMGGNSTTWMNTAVLVTCIRNFRRNRGPVSGILKGYVGLSTAIFTDICSALFADSPAAFLLMLAVVPAAVCTAAMFFLRESPPAGDDPAADLDGAEATYFGVINAMAVVIAVYLLAFDLTGHHGALVSRLFAAGLLVLLAAPAAVPIHISLKARCRPRGGASDDGGVSEAPLLAEEAAEGGAKNGGEISSREDEAEGKGRPEIGEDHTIVEAVKTVDFWVLFSSFLCGVGTGMAVMNNMGQMGLALGYTDVSIFVSMLSIWGFFGRITSGTISEYFIKEHATPRPLWNAASQILMAVGYVVMALAVPGSLYIGSVVVGLCYGVRLAVSVPTASELFGLKYYGLIYNILILNLPLGSFLFSGLLAGLLYDAQATKTEGGANTCVGAHCYRMVFGIMALACIVGFGLDVVLAFRTKKLYRQIQSSKRTRKAASRHRITKG; this is translated from the exons atggggGATTGGAGAACGGGATGGGAGGGGAGGGGAGTGGGGAGGTGGTTGGGGTTCGTGACGGCGGTGTGGGTCCAGTGTATCTCCGGCAACAACTACACTTTCTCCAACTACTCCGACGCGCTCAAGAGCCTGATGGGCCTCACCCAGCTCCAGCTCAACAACCTGTCCGTCGCCAAGGACATCGGAAAGGCCTTCGGACTCCTAGCGGGCCTCGCCTCAGACCGCCTTCCCACCCCGGTCATCCTCCTCATCGGCTCCGTCGAGGGCCTCGTCGGCTACGGCGCCCAGTGGCTGGTCGTCCGACAATCCATCCGCCCCCTGCCCTATTGGCAG ATGTGCGTCTTCTTGTGCATGGGCGGCAACAGCACGACGTGGATGAACACCGCGGTGCTGGTGACCTGCATCCGCAACTTCCGACGGAACCGCGGGCCGGTGTCGGGGATCCTCAAGGGCTACGTCGGGCTCAGCACCGCCATCTTCACCGATATCTGCTCCGCCTTGTTCGCCGACAGCCCCGCCGCGTTCCTCCTCATGCTCGCGGTCGTCCCCGCCGCGGTTTGCACCGCGGCGATGTTCTTCCTCCGCGAATCGCCGCCTGCCGGCGACGACCCGGCGGCGGACCTCGACGGCGCCGAGGCTACGTACTTCGGGGTCATCAACGCGATGGCGGTGGTGATCGCGGTTTACCTCCTGGCCTTCGACCTCACGGGCCACCACGGCGCGCTCGTGTCCAGGCTCTTCGCGGCGGGGCTCCTCGTGCTACTGGCGGCGCCGGCGGCGGTGCCGATCCACATAAGCCTGAAGGCGAGGTGCAGGCCGCGGGGCGGCGCGTCGGATGACGGCGGGGTCAGCGAGGCGCCGCTGCTGGCCGAGGAGGCGGCAGAGGGGGGAGCGAAAAATGGCGGAGAGATAAGCAGCCGTGAGGATGAGGCGGAGGGTAAGGGGAGGCCGGAGATCGGGGAGGACCACACGATAGTGGAGGCGGTGAAGACGGTGGACTTCTGGGTGCTCTTCTCCTCGTTCCTGTGCGGCGTGGGGACGGGGATGGCGGTAATGAATAACATGGGTCAGATGGGGCTGGCCTTGGGCTACACCGACGTCTCTATCTTCGTCTCCATGCTCAGCATCTGGGGCTTCTTCGGCCGCATCACCTCCGGAACCATCTCcgagtacttcatcaa GGAGCATGCAACCCCGAGGCCCCTGTGGAATGCAGCCTCACAGATCCTGATGGCCGTGGGCTATGTCGTCATGGCTCTGGCCGTTCCCGGGTCGCTCTACATCGGTTCGGTCGTGGTGGGGTTGTGTTACGGCGTCCGTCTCGCCGTCTCAGTGCCCACAGCATCAGAGCTGTTCGGCTTGAAGTACTATGGCCTCATCTACAACATTCTCATCCTCAATCTTCCGCTcggctccttcctcttctccggtCTCCTTGCTGGCCTCCTTTACGATGCTCAGGCGACCAAGACGGAAGGTGGGGCCAACACCTGCGTCGGAGCCCATTGCTACAGGATGGTGTTTGGGATCATGGCCCTCGCATGCATCGTCGGTTTCGGATTGGACGTGGTGTTGGCATTTAGGACGAAGAAGTTGTACCGACAGATCCAGTCGAGCAAGAGAACGAGGAAAGCAGCGAGTCGGCATCGGATCACCAAAGGCTGA
- the LOC135598041 gene encoding thaumatin-like protein 1, protein MSRVLLLQNLVSFFLCLLLHSLTGEGVAFTFVNRCGDTIWPGVLSGSGSPRLETTGFELPAGSSRTLPSPSGWSGRFWARTGCSFDAAGRGSCATADCGSGQVECNGAGAAPPATLAEFTLDGSDGRDFYDVSLVDGYNLPMLVEAAGREGCAASGCAADLNRLCPAELKVGHGDSAACRSACGAFGRPEFCCSGEYGSPDRCRPSAYSQMFKSACPRSYSYAFDDATSTFTCAGSQGYSITFCPESSPSQKATMNPSPTTTEPVLEDGPWLASLASGDANPARRRANSFLLLLLLVLLPSAVTATLLFAFS, encoded by the exons ATGTCTCGTGTCTTGTTGTTGCAGAATTTGGTTTCCTTCTTCCTCTGCCTGCTTCTCCATTCTCTGACAG GAGAAGGTGTCGCATTCACATTCGTGAATAGATGCGGCGACACGATCTGGCCGGGCGTTCTCTCCGGTTCAGGCAGCCCGAGGCTGGAGACCACCGGCTTCGAGCTCCCCGCCGGCTCCAGCCGTACGCTGCCGTCCCCTTCCGGCTGGTCCGGCCGCTTCTGGGCCCGCACCGGCTGCTCGTTCGACGCGGCCGGCCGCGGCTCCTGCGCCACCGCCGACTGCGGGTCCGGGCAGGTGGAGTGCAACGGCGCAGGTGCCGCCCCCCCGGCGACCCTCGCGGAGTTCACGCTCGACGGCAGCGATGGGAGGGACTTCTACGACGTGAGTCTCGTGGACGGCTACAACCTGCCGATGCTGGTGGAGGCCGCCGGCCGGGAGGGGTGCGCCGCCAGTGGGTGCGCGGCGGACCTCAACCGGCTGTGCCCGGCGGAGCTGAAGGTCGGGCACGGGGACTCGGCGGCGTGCCGGAGCGCGTGCGGGGCCTTCGGGCGGCCCGAGTTCTGCTGCAGCGGCGAGTACGGCAGCCCCGACAGGTGCCGGCCGTCCGCCTACTCGCAGATGTTCAAGTCCGCGTGCCCGCGATCCTACAGCTACGCCTTCGACGACGCCACCAGCACCTTCACCTGCGCCGGCTCTCAGGGTTACTCCATCACCTTCTGCCCCGAGTCCTCCCCGAG CCAAAAAGCCACCATGAATCCTTCACCGACAACAACAGAACCAGTGCTGGAAGATGGCCCTTGGCTGGCAAGCTTGGCCTCCGGAGATGCGAACCCAGCAAGGAGAAGAGCTAATTCCTTCCTCCTCCTACTACTACTAGTACTACTACCATCAGCAGTCACTGCGACTCTCCTGTTTGCTTTCTCGTAA
- the LOC135598638 gene encoding protein NUCLEAR FUSION DEFECTIVE 4-like isoform X2 has translation MGDWRTGWEGRGVGRWLGFVTAVWVQCISGNNYTFSNYSDALKSLMGLTQLQLNNLSVAKDIGKAFGLLAGLASDRLPTPVILLIGSVEGLVGYGAQWLVVRQSIRPLPYWQMCVFLCMGGNSTTWMNTAVLVTCIRNFRRNRGPVSGILKGYVGLSTAIFTDICSALFADSPAAFLLMLAVVPAAVCTAAMFFLRESPPAGDDPAADLDGAEATYFGVINAMAVVIAVYLLAFDLTGHHGALVSRLFAAGLLVLLAAPAAVPIHISLKARCRPRGGASDDGGVSEAPLLAEEAAEGGAKNGGEISSREDEAEGKGRPEIGEDHTIVEAVKTVDFWVLFSSFLCGVGTGMAVMNNMGQMGLALGYTDVSIFVSMLSIWGFFGRITSGTISEYFIK, from the exons atggggGATTGGAGAACGGGATGGGAGGGGAGGGGAGTGGGGAGGTGGTTGGGGTTCGTGACGGCGGTGTGGGTCCAGTGTATCTCCGGCAACAACTACACTTTCTCCAACTACTCCGACGCGCTCAAGAGCCTGATGGGCCTCACCCAGCTCCAGCTCAACAACCTGTCCGTCGCCAAGGACATCGGAAAGGCCTTCGGACTCCTAGCGGGCCTCGCCTCAGACCGCCTTCCCACCCCGGTCATCCTCCTCATCGGCTCCGTCGAGGGCCTCGTCGGCTACGGCGCCCAGTGGCTGGTCGTCCGACAATCCATCCGCCCCCTGCCCTATTGGCAG ATGTGCGTCTTCTTGTGCATGGGCGGCAACAGCACGACGTGGATGAACACCGCGGTGCTGGTGACCTGCATCCGCAACTTCCGACGGAACCGCGGGCCGGTGTCGGGGATCCTCAAGGGCTACGTCGGGCTCAGCACCGCCATCTTCACCGATATCTGCTCCGCCTTGTTCGCCGACAGCCCCGCCGCGTTCCTCCTCATGCTCGCGGTCGTCCCCGCCGCGGTTTGCACCGCGGCGATGTTCTTCCTCCGCGAATCGCCGCCTGCCGGCGACGACCCGGCGGCGGACCTCGACGGCGCCGAGGCTACGTACTTCGGGGTCATCAACGCGATGGCGGTGGTGATCGCGGTTTACCTCCTGGCCTTCGACCTCACGGGCCACCACGGCGCGCTCGTGTCCAGGCTCTTCGCGGCGGGGCTCCTCGTGCTACTGGCGGCGCCGGCGGCGGTGCCGATCCACATAAGCCTGAAGGCGAGGTGCAGGCCGCGGGGCGGCGCGTCGGATGACGGCGGGGTCAGCGAGGCGCCGCTGCTGGCCGAGGAGGCGGCAGAGGGGGGAGCGAAAAATGGCGGAGAGATAAGCAGCCGTGAGGATGAGGCGGAGGGTAAGGGGAGGCCGGAGATCGGGGAGGACCACACGATAGTGGAGGCGGTGAAGACGGTGGACTTCTGGGTGCTCTTCTCCTCGTTCCTGTGCGGCGTGGGGACGGGGATGGCGGTAATGAATAACATGGGTCAGATGGGGCTGGCCTTGGGCTACACCGACGTCTCTATCTTCGTCTCCATGCTCAGCATCTGGGGCTTCTTCGGCCGCATCACCTCCGGAACCATCTCcgagtacttcatcaa GTGA
- the LOC135586023 gene encoding acyl-CoA-binding domain-containing protein 3-like isoform X2 codes for MEFYVELFLTALISVLIAFLIGKIAAADDNVDDEDLAADKPAPPPLSADSGPRRMESTAAAAAAIADLGMGLGAAQEEETGKSSGDACASGVVEDQRLDEEILDSGKAASGFDLQKQDTILGVDESSSKKEGSKVGIGIISGDLDEVEPNVGKEVRKVVEMGGEDTLQRGDARAVSEERGGSLLQGEDEWEGIERSELEKLFGVATEFVGSEKGGDAVSKLSSELQMQLYGLHRVATEGSCYEPQPMALKVTARAKWTERFVPFKLLSSAWLHF; via the exons ATGGAGTTCTACGTCGAGCTCTTCTTGACCGCTCTCATCTCCGTCCTCATCGCCTTCCTCATCGGCAAGATCGCCGCCGCCGACGACAACGTCGACGACGAAGATCTAGCCGCCGACAAGCCGGCCCCGCCCCCTCTTTCCGCCGATTCAGGCCCTCGGCGGATGGaatccaccgccgccgccgccgccgccatcgccGATCTTGGGATGGGTTTGGGTGCTGCCCAGGAGGAGGAGACGGGGAAGTCGTCCGGTGATGCTTGTGCAAGCGGCGTTGTCGAAGATCAAAGACTGGACGAGGAGATACTGGATAGTGGCAAGGCGGCTAGTGGGTTTGACCTACAGAAACAAGATACTATTCTTGGAGTGGATGAATCCTCGTCCAAGAAAGAGGGCTCTAAAGTGGGGATCGGAATAATTAGTGGCGATTTGGACGAGGTTGAACCAAATGTGGGAAAAGAGGTGCGGAAAGTTGTGGAGATGGGTGGAGAAGATACCTTACAAAGGGGCGACGCAAGGGCGGTGAGTGAGGAGAGGGGTGGATCGTTGCTACAGGGGGAGGACGAGTGGGAGGGAATCGAGAGGAGCGAATTGGAGAAGTTATTCGGAGTTGCCACTGAGTTTGTGGGTAGCGAGAAAGGTGGGGATGCCGTGTCAAAACTGAGCAGTGAGTTACAAATGCAGTTGTATGGGCTTCATAGGGTTGCAACCGAGGGGTCATGCTACGAGCCACAGCCCATGGCTTTGAAGGTTACTGCTCGTGCGAAATG GACAGAGAGATTCGTCCCGTTCAAACTGCTCTCGTCAGCATGGTTACATTTCTGA
- the LOC135586023 gene encoding acyl-CoA-binding domain-containing protein 3-like isoform X1 — protein MEFYVELFLTALISVLIAFLIGKIAAADDNVDDEDLAADKPAPPPLSADSGPRRMESTAAAAAAIADLGMGLGAAQEEETGKSSGDACASGVVEDQRLDEEILDSGKAASGFDLQKQDTILGVDESSSKKEGSKVGIGIISGDLDEVEPNVGKEVRKVVEMGGEDTLQRGDARAVSEERGGSLLQGEDEWEGIERSELEKLFGVATEFVGSEKGGDAVSKLSSELQMQLYGLHRVATEGSCYEPQPMALKVTARAKWHAWQSLGNMNPDAAMEKYISLLTKSIPGWMGEKSGEEARGHDDNDPSVVQVSGIGQHHLKTSSYCNPETESGIM, from the exons ATGGAGTTCTACGTCGAGCTCTTCTTGACCGCTCTCATCTCCGTCCTCATCGCCTTCCTCATCGGCAAGATCGCCGCCGCCGACGACAACGTCGACGACGAAGATCTAGCCGCCGACAAGCCGGCCCCGCCCCCTCTTTCCGCCGATTCAGGCCCTCGGCGGATGGaatccaccgccgccgccgccgccgccatcgccGATCTTGGGATGGGTTTGGGTGCTGCCCAGGAGGAGGAGACGGGGAAGTCGTCCGGTGATGCTTGTGCAAGCGGCGTTGTCGAAGATCAAAGACTGGACGAGGAGATACTGGATAGTGGCAAGGCGGCTAGTGGGTTTGACCTACAGAAACAAGATACTATTCTTGGAGTGGATGAATCCTCGTCCAAGAAAGAGGGCTCTAAAGTGGGGATCGGAATAATTAGTGGCGATTTGGACGAGGTTGAACCAAATGTGGGAAAAGAGGTGCGGAAAGTTGTGGAGATGGGTGGAGAAGATACCTTACAAAGGGGCGACGCAAGGGCGGTGAGTGAGGAGAGGGGTGGATCGTTGCTACAGGGGGAGGACGAGTGGGAGGGAATCGAGAGGAGCGAATTGGAGAAGTTATTCGGAGTTGCCACTGAGTTTGTGGGTAGCGAGAAAGGTGGGGATGCCGTGTCAAAACTGAGCAGTGAGTTACAAATGCAGTTGTATGGGCTTCATAGGGTTGCAACCGAGGGGTCATGCTACGAGCCACAGCCCATGGCTTTGAAGGTTACTGCTCGTGCGAAATG GCATGCTTGGCAGAGTCTGGGGAACATGAATCCAGATGCTGCCATGGAAAAGTATATCAGTCTTCTTACTAAGAGTATTCCTGGATGGATGGGAGAAAAATCTGGT GAGGAAGCCAGAGGTCATGATGACAATGATCCTTCAGTAGTGCAGGTTTCTGGAATAGGCCAACACCATTTAAAGACATCTTCTTACTGTAATCCTGAAACTGAAAG TGGAATAATGTGA
- the LOC135598637 gene encoding uncharacterized protein LOC135598637, with the protein MTLEDFFTLTEMRDGLSSLPRIEELLSMIQKLNDSVTSNLGDAVRQWSTVASVLAATDNKECVNQFLQLNGLVFLNQWLQEALKLHADVSGVEELISSLLTFFERFPIELKQITASGIGVTIELLLDHKSIPIKEKARILYDKWNHARNDGKSCHDQETSGTCQSDQLEPFEDVQMNEKSMDLVNSVVDIPPCTERTGEGKCEVKLAGTEIQVADVTVCSGSSPHDSTYKERVIASQKAISTSSNPINPNAVSAEVCSSGSSLVSTSCQEKLTVIEGSSVSVAVGKSSTGTGSQSGREGDTDDQPDASLLKNVPDSVRGMDVEMREVKPCKSNQRETCGNSSSVVFSTSVTPSVAAPELTNSCQLDSNNGDSCASKAMLHELSSGAFDHGREKCLITAKESNTAANLASGIHELACTVSNLSDPGDPQLPCQREEAMSSVLKGTDGEVNLNIRKGHFLNSPDFLKVVGTKANKEIGRKSDMRLECLDDALEVARQVAIAVEQEVVDYREPFCSSPEVNSGGTTGSHNPDSEEEKQDQPVTEEIGGNSSSAGNGPSVTTSTEKGSEITQNMSPDQENSEQNIESPKPKVPAQESVGKSIADRFNFDLNSDICSDEPECPLKPILKMPIGVSAPVAVIACSKGAPGLPVTPLCFGGEMGWKGSAATSAFRPASPRRTPDGERSSSGSKPKTNSLEFDLNVAERADDVGDEPILVKELPASSSLPSGDSCVEVSSRRTEKLSLDLNRLGDEETSMCPSSSLKLHFQSGERSLSSASSSSSRQPFLRDFDLNDNPSFPNIGNSCNFDMSSTKPSDSFGVPTPTDPVIKIMGSKIAVERKANDNQVQQSFLSVGLKMEPPVVARPLMPYTNMPTPTYGYTGLPTGPSVSVPPAYYSPGNISYMVDSRGATVMPHVTGSAALGLTSARPPFLIGAAMPSNMAGFGSLQPGLDLNGGMTSVEGGIREGSSFRQFFLQGHGRWMEEQPKTGAQPSSSDTTLKRKEPDSGWEPYPHGYKQMTSWQ; encoded by the coding sequence ATGACGCTAGAAGATTTTTTCACTCTAACTGAGATGAGGGATGGCCTTTCGAGTCTCCCTAGGATTGAAGAGCTGCTCTCCATGATTCAGAAACTGAATGATTCTGTTACGAGTAACTTAGGTGATGCAGTAAGACAATGGTCTACAGTTGCAAGTGTTTTAGCAGCTACAGACAATAAGGAATGTGTTAATCAATTTCTCCAGTTGAATGGGCTTGTTTTTCTTAACCAATGGCTTCAAGAAGCACTGAAGCTCCATGCTGATGTTAGTGGTGTTGAAGAGCTGATAAGTTCATTATTGACATTTTTTGAGAGGTTTCCAATTGAGCTTAAACAGATAACTGCCTCTGGAATTGGAGTTACCATTGAACTTCTTCTTGATCACAAAAGCATTCCAATTAAGGAGAAGGCTAGAATTTTGTATGATAAGTGGAATCATGCAAGAAATGATGGTAAAAGTTGCCATGATCAGGAAACAAGTGGGACTTGTCAAAGTGATCAGCTTGAACCTTTTGAGGATgtgcagatgaatgaaaaaagtaTGGACTTAGTAAATTCAGTTGTTGATATTCCCCCATGCACAGAAAGAACTGGTGAAGGAAAATGTGAAGTGAAATTGGCAGGAACTGAGATCCAGGTTGCTGATGTCACAGTATGTTCAGGCAGTTCCCCTCATGATTCCACCTATAAAGAAAGAGTTATAGCATCACAAAAAGCTATTTCTACATCTTCCAATCCCATCAATCCGAATGCAGTTTCAGCAGAAGTGTGTTCATCGGGGTCATCCCTTGTAtcaacctcttgtcaggagaagtTAACTGTTATAGAGGGGTCTTCTGTTTCTGTTGCAGTAGGAAAGTCCTCTACTGGCACTGGTTCACAATCTGGTCGGGAAGGAGATACAGATGATCAGCCTGATgcatcattgttgaaaaatgtccCTGATAGCGTAAGAGGGATGGATGTGGAAATGAGGGAAGTGAAACCATGCAAATCCAATCAAAGAGAAACTTGCGGTAATTCTTCATCCGTTGTGTTTTCTACTTCTGTGACACCATCGGTGGCTGCTCCAGAGCTGACTAATTCATGCCAGTTGGATTCTAACAATGGTGACTCGTGTGCCTCAAAGGCAATGCTACATGAGCTAAGTTCTGGTGCTTTTGACCATGGGAGGGAAAAGTGTTTAATAACAGCCAAGGAGTCCAACACAGCTGCAAATCTCGCTAGTGGTATTCATGAACTTGCCTGTACTGTCAGCAACCTCAGCGATCCAGGTGATCCTCAGTTACCTTGTCAAAGGGAGGAAGCCATGAGTAGTGTCCTTAAAGGCACTGATGGTGAGGTCAATCTTAATATTCGTAAAGGTCATTTCTTGAACTCTCCTGATTTCCTAAAAGTCGTGGGGACCAAGGCAAATAAGGAAATTGGTCGAAAGTCAGATATGAGACTTGAATGTTTGGATGATGCACTAGAGGTTGCAAGGCAAGTCGCTATAGCAGTGGAGCAAGAGGTGGTTGATTATAGAGAGCCTTTTTGCAGCTCTCCTGAGGTCAACTCTGGTGGAACAACTGGTTCTCATAACCCTGATTCTGAAGAAGAAAAGCAGGATCAACCAGTGACCGAGGAAATTGGTGGGAATAGTTCATCTGCTGGAAATGGTCCTTCTGTTACTACATCTACTGAGAAGGGGTCAGAGATCACACAGAACATGAGCCCTGACCAGGAAAACTCTGAGCAAAATATAGAATCACCCAAACCAAAAGTTCCTGCTCAGGAATCAGTTGGTAAGTCTATCGCAGACAGATTCAATTTCGATCTGAATTCAGATATTTGCAGTGATGAACCTGAATGCCCGTTAAAGCCCATTTTGAAAATGCCTATCGGCGTGTCTGCTCCTGTAGCTGTTATTGCTTGTTCAAAAGGAGCTCCAGGATTGCCTGTTACACCTCTCTGTTTCGGAGGTGAAATGGGATGGAAAGGTTCGGCTGCTACCAGTGCTTTTCGGCCAGCATCTCCTCGGAGAACTCCTGATGGTGAAAGGTCATCTTCTGGTTCAAAACCAAAGACAAACTCGCTTGAATTTGATTTGAATGTGGCTGAAAGGGCTGATGATGTGGGTGATGAACCCATATTGGTGAAGGAGTTGCCTGCTTCCTCTAGTCTGCCATCCGGAGATTCATGTGTGGAAGTTAGTTCGAGAAGAACAGAGAAGCTAAGTTTGGATCTTAATCGCCTTGGAGATGAAGAAACGTCTATGTGTCCATCCTCATCCTTGAAGCTGCATTTCCAGAGTGGAGAGCGGAGCCTGTCTTCagcttcatcatcatcttccagGCAGCCTTTTCTTAGAGACTTTGACCTGAATGATAACCCATCTTTCCCCAATATTGGTAATTCTTGCAACTTTGATATGTCATCAACCAAACCTTCTGATTCTTTTGGAGTTCCAACACCCACTGATCCCGTTATCAAAATTATGGGATCAAAAATTGCTGTTGAAAGGAAAGCTAATGACAACCAAGTGCAGCAGTCTTTTCTATCAGTAGGACTGAAGATGGAGCCTCCTGTTGTCGCAAGGCCACTGATGCCTTATACAAACATGCCAACCCCCACTTACGGATATACTGGACTCCCGACTGGGCCTTCCGTGTCAGTCCCCCCAGCATATTATTCACCTGGAAACATTTCTTACATGGTAGACTCCAGAGGTGCAACAGTCATGCCGCATGTTACTGGCTCAGCAGCTCTTGGTCTAACATCTGCCAGGCCACCCTTTCTTATAGGTGCGGCTATGCCCTCAAACATGGCTGGTTTTGGGTCTTTGCAACCTGGTCTTGACTTGAATGGTGGTATGACGTCCGTGGAGGGTGGGATCAGAGAAGGCAGCAGTTTTAGACAATTCTTTTTGCAAGGTCACGGTCGATGGATGGAAGAACAACCGAAGACCGGTGCACAGCCTTCCAGTTCAGACACTACATTGAAGCGGAAAGAGCCAGACTCTGGATGGGAGCCTTATCCGCATGGTTACAAGCAGATGACATCATGGCAATAA
- the LOC103994375 gene encoding bifunctional protein FolD 4, chloroplastic, whose amino-acid sequence MAPSVMSDFSSSATARLLPFRCTVPIRAFQFQPSVSIQLTPLRLNASRSTLSRCCSSSAVAAVATNTDTLAKVIDGKLVSKQIKDEVAGEVAGMKEAIGVVPGLAVILVGSRKDSQTYVRNKKKACEAVGIKSYEVNLPEDSTEEEVIKHILEFNNDPSVHGILVQLPLPRHMNEENILNAVNIEKDVDGFHPLNIGRLAMQGRDPLFVPCTPKGCMELLYRHGVEIKGKRAVVIGRSNIVGMPAALLLQKANATVSIVHSHTKNPEEVTRQADIVISAAGVANLVRGSWIKPGAVVIDVGINPVDDAESPRGYGLVGDVCYEEACTEASAITPVPGGVGPMTIAMLLSNTLESAKRIHNFK is encoded by the exons ATGGCTCCGTCGGTGATGTCGGATTTCTCGTCCTCGGCCACCGCCCGGCTTCTTCCCTTCCGGTGCACTGTCCCTATCAGGGCTTTCCAATTCCAGCCGTCGGTTTCCATCCAACTGACGCCCTTGCGCCTGAACGCGTCTCGATCGACCTTGTCGCGGTGCTGTAGTTCATCTGCTGTCGCCGCAG TGGCAACAAATACGGATACTCTTGCCAAGGTTATTGATGGGAAGTTGGTCTCAAAGCAAATAAAAGATGAAGTTGCTGGGGAAGTAGCCGGTATGAAGGAAGCAATTGGTGTCGTTCCTGGTTTGGCAGTCATTCTTGTGGGCTCAAGGAAGGATTCTCAAACTTATGTCCGCAATAAGAAGAAGGCTTGTGAAGCAGTGGGTATAAAATCTTATGAAGTTAATTTGCCTGAGGACAGCACAGAGGAAGAAGTGATTAAGCATATTTTAGAATTCAACAATGATCCATCAGTTCATGGGATTCTTGTTCAGTTGCCTCTCCCTCGT CATATGAATGAGGAGAACATTTTGAATGCTGTTAACATTGAGAAAGATGTGGATGGTTTCCATCCGTTGAATATTGGTCGTCTTGCTATGCAAGGTAGGGACCCCTTGTTTGTTCCTTGTACTCCTAAGGGATGCATGGAATTATTATACAGGCATGGAGTTGAAATCAAGGGGAAGAGAGCTGTTGTTATCGGCAGGAGCAATATTGTTGGAATGCCTGCTGCATTGCTGCTGCAA AAAGCAAATGCAACCGTCAGCATAGTCCACTCTCATACTAAAAATCCTGAGGAAGTTACAAGACAAGCGGATATTGTGATTTCAGCTGCTGGGGTTGCCAACTTGGTAAGAGGCAGCTGGATAAAGCCAGGGGCAGTCGTGATAGATGTCGGAATAAATCCAGTTGAT GATGCAGAAAGCCCTCGAGGTTATGGGCTGGTTGGTGATGTCTGCTACGAAGAGGCTTGTACGGAAGCTTCCGCTATCACCCCAGTTCCTGGTGGAGTTGGTCCGATGACAATCGCCATGCTTTTATCCAATACACTTGAATCTGCCAAAAGGATACACAATTTCAAGTGA